In the Methylomonas rhizoryzae genome, one interval contains:
- a CDS encoding YgaP family membrane protein — protein sequence MNFDYKRLTKFEYNIGGKDKKIRMAAGIVLFAVSLFTAKVLLLIVGCALIATSFFGWCPVYSGFAKNTLDPEGTSAAESAAEDSSDTH from the coding sequence ATGAATTTTGATTATAAACGCTTGACCAAATTCGAGTACAACATTGGCGGCAAAGACAAAAAAATTCGCATGGCAGCCGGTATCGTGCTGTTTGCCGTGTCCTTGTTTACCGCTAAAGTCTTACTGTTAATAGTGGGGTGCGCGCTGATTGCTACCAGCTTTTTCGGATGGTGTCCGGTTTATTCCGGATTCGCTAAAAATACCCTTGATCCCGAGGGTACAAGCGCTGCCGAATCGGCAGCCGAAGACAGTAGCGATACGCATTAA
- the uvrD gene encoding DNA helicase II, with the protein MDVSSIIAPLNDAQRQAVSAPNQAMLVLAGAGSGKTRVLVHRIAWHIKINQLSPYHLLAVTFTNKAANEMRSRIEELLQISARTMWIGTFHGLAHRLLRQHTRQARLPDNFQVMDSDDQLRIVKRLLKTLNIDDSKWPAKQVQWFINAQKEEGVRARHMHDSADFFQQQMLSLYKAYEELCERSGLVDFAELLLRAHEVLRDNPDLLEFYRQRFQHVHVDEFQDTNTIQYAWLRLLTEGNNNLFVVGDDDQSIYGWRGAKIENIFNFRKHYPDHQLVRLEQNYRSTGHILKAANTLIANNDARMGKELWTDAGDGQKISLYSAFNEQDEAYFVIEKIRQWINDGGMRSEAAILYRSNAQSRQFEERLMTTGIPYRVYGGLRFFERMEIKNALAYLRLASHKDDDASFERVVNTPARGLGAKTLDDMRTLARSGNLSLWQAAERMIAENRLPPRAAGALKRFLQLITELTGEIAGLALHETVRLVVEKSGLIELYQKEKQDKGEARVENLEELVNAARLFDADSLNDENLSEIDLFLTHAALEAGENQAEADQDCVQLMTLHSAKGLEFKLVFMVGMEEGLFPSQQAVDEPGRLQEERRLCYVGITRAMEQLYLTHAESRRLYGKDNYPSPSRFLREIPPESLQEIRLRAQVSRPAAPAFHSTLGKTAISGGRFRMGQSVKHEKFGEGVVLQTEGEGEQERVQINFRNVGIKWLMLAYAKLETA; encoded by the coding sequence ATGGACGTTTCCAGCATCATTGCCCCGTTAAACGACGCCCAACGCCAAGCCGTTTCCGCTCCGAATCAAGCTATGTTGGTGCTGGCCGGCGCCGGTAGCGGCAAAACGCGGGTATTGGTACACCGCATCGCCTGGCACATCAAAATCAACCAACTATCTCCCTACCACTTGTTGGCAGTCACCTTCACCAACAAAGCCGCCAACGAAATGCGCAGCCGTATCGAAGAGTTGCTGCAGATTTCCGCTCGCACCATGTGGATAGGCACGTTTCACGGCTTGGCACACCGCTTGTTACGGCAACACACCCGGCAAGCCCGCTTGCCCGATAATTTTCAAGTCATGGATAGCGACGATCAGCTGCGCATCGTCAAACGCCTATTGAAAACCTTGAATATCGACGATAGCAAATGGCCGGCCAAACAGGTGCAATGGTTTATCAACGCTCAGAAAGAAGAAGGCGTGCGCGCTCGTCATATGCACGACAGCGCCGATTTCTTTCAGCAACAGATGCTGTCCTTATATAAAGCCTACGAGGAGTTATGCGAACGTTCGGGTCTGGTCGATTTTGCCGAGCTGCTGCTAAGAGCGCACGAAGTCCTGCGCGACAACCCGGACTTGCTGGAGTTTTACCGCCAGCGCTTCCAGCACGTGCACGTCGACGAGTTTCAGGACACCAACACCATACAATACGCCTGGCTGCGCCTGTTGACCGAGGGTAACAACAATCTGTTCGTGGTCGGCGACGACGATCAATCGATTTACGGCTGGCGCGGCGCGAAAATCGAAAACATTTTTAACTTCCGCAAACATTACCCGGATCACCAACTGGTCAGACTGGAGCAAAACTACCGTTCCACCGGCCACATTCTTAAAGCCGCCAATACCCTGATCGCCAACAACGACGCCCGCATGGGTAAAGAACTGTGGACGGACGCCGGAGATGGCCAAAAAATCTCGCTGTATTCGGCATTCAACGAACAAGACGAAGCCTATTTCGTCATCGAAAAAATTCGCCAATGGATCAACGACGGCGGCATGCGTAGCGAAGCGGCCATTTTATACCGTTCCAATGCCCAATCCCGGCAATTCGAGGAACGCTTGATGACCACCGGCATCCCTTACCGGGTTTACGGCGGCTTGCGTTTTTTCGAACGTATGGAAATAAAAAATGCCCTGGCTTATCTGCGCTTAGCCAGCCATAAGGACGACGATGCCTCGTTCGAGCGGGTGGTCAATACGCCCGCCCGCGGCCTCGGCGCGAAAACGCTGGACGACATGCGTACACTAGCGCGTTCGGGCAACCTGTCGCTGTGGCAAGCGGCGGAACGGATGATTGCGGAGAATCGTCTGCCACCGCGCGCGGCCGGCGCTTTAAAACGTTTTCTGCAATTGATTACGGAGCTGACCGGCGAAATTGCCGGCTTGGCCCTACACGAAACAGTGCGGCTGGTCGTCGAGAAAAGTGGTTTGATAGAACTCTACCAAAAGGAAAAACAGGATAAAGGCGAAGCGCGGGTCGAAAATCTCGAGGAGCTGGTCAACGCGGCGCGTCTGTTCGACGCCGATAGCTTAAACGACGAAAATCTCAGCGAAATCGACTTGTTTTTAACCCATGCCGCGTTGGAAGCCGGGGAAAACCAGGCGGAAGCCGACCAAGACTGCGTACAGCTGATGACGTTGCATTCGGCAAAAGGCCTGGAATTCAAGCTGGTGTTTATGGTCGGCATGGAAGAGGGCTTGTTCCCGTCCCAGCAAGCGGTGGACGAACCCGGCCGGCTGCAGGAAGAACGCCGTTTATGTTACGTAGGCATTACCCGGGCCATGGAACAACTGTATTTAACCCACGCCGAATCGCGGCGCTTATACGGCAAAGACAATTACCCATCCCCGTCTCGGTTTTTACGGGAAATTCCGCCGGAATCGCTGCAGGAAATCCGCTTGCGCGCCCAAGTCAGCCGCCCCGCCGCTCCAGCATTCCACTCTACGCTCGGCAAAACCGCCATTTCCGGCGGCCGCTTTCGCATGGGGCAAAGCGTGAAACACGAAAAATTCGGCGAAGGCGTGGTGCTGCAAACCGAGGGCGAGGGCGAACAGGAACGCGTACAAATCAATTTCCGCAATGTCGGCATCAAATGGCTGATGCTGGCTTATGCGAAATTAGAAACCGCATAA
- a CDS encoding sulfite exporter TauE/SafE family protein, whose amino-acid sequence MENSMAGMDHSMHGDHMNHAMHGMTELAAATGFDYSLAFIAGFLGSGHCLGMCGALVSGYFMKSGANRSYLPYLAYQVSRISVYTAVGVLAATLGVVLVSSGLFGKLQSILQMLIGAIVILLAMGILGWIPFQGSIRLIPMQLWRKGYVSASQKGPIAGAGIAGLLNGLMPCPLTFAMAVKATSATSLWEGGALMLTFGAGTLPMMLFISIAFGKISAKLRGLMLKFAALIMMFMGLNTLHKGMAFFSDQDFRHSTFLNWVKGQLDALDAFLAQIMDYIAGMIATLQAM is encoded by the coding sequence ATGGAAAACTCTATGGCGGGTATGGATCACTCCATGCACGGCGATCATATGAACCATGCCATGCACGGCATGACGGAATTGGCCGCGGCTACCGGGTTCGATTATTCTTTGGCGTTTATCGCCGGCTTTTTGGGCAGCGGGCATTGTTTAGGCATGTGCGGCGCGCTGGTTTCCGGTTATTTCATGAAGTCGGGCGCCAACAGAAGTTATCTGCCTTATCTGGCTTATCAAGTCAGCCGGATCAGCGTGTATACCGCGGTGGGCGTGTTAGCCGCCACCTTGGGGGTGGTGTTGGTGTCCAGCGGTTTGTTCGGCAAGTTGCAAAGCATTCTGCAAATGCTTATAGGCGCGATAGTGATCTTGTTGGCGATGGGCATACTCGGCTGGATTCCGTTTCAAGGCTCGATACGTTTGATACCCATGCAGTTGTGGCGCAAAGGCTATGTTTCGGCCAGTCAAAAAGGGCCGATCGCAGGTGCCGGGATTGCCGGTTTGCTAAACGGCCTGATGCCTTGCCCGTTGACGTTTGCGATGGCCGTGAAAGCCACCAGCGCTACCAGTTTGTGGGAAGGGGGAGCGCTGATGTTGACCTTTGGTGCCGGTACCTTGCCGATGATGCTGTTTATCAGTATCGCCTTCGGCAAGATTAGCGCCAAATTGCGCGGGCTCATGCTGAAGTTCGCGGCGCTGATCATGATGTTCATGGGATTGAATACCTTGCATAAAGGCATGGCTTTTTTTTCCGACCAAGACTTTCGCCACAGTACGTTTCTGAATTGGGTCAAAGGGCAGTTGGACGCTTTAGATGCCTTTCTGGCTCAAATCATGGATTACATCGCCGGTATGATCGCAACGTTGCAGGCGATGTGA
- the pyk gene encoding pyruvate kinase → MLLRRTKILATLGPATDKPGVLEDLFKAGIDVVRLNFSHGSAQDHINRANRVKELSKQTGRRVGILADLQGPKIRIERFKENKVWLEEGQAFALDINLGKLDGDNTQVGISYEPLAREVKPGTRLLLDDGRVVLDVVNVENNTRVNTTVVVGGDLSNNKGINLLGGGLSAAALTEKDKEDIKTIAIINADYVAISFPRTGADMNEARALLEAEGCYAGLVAKVERAEAMEVIDEIILASDAIMVARGDLGVEIGDANLPAAQKLLIQRSRELNRVVITATQMMESMIENPIPTRAEVFDVANAIVDGTDAIMLSAETASGKHPVKTVQAMVRICLETEKQPSVTQSMHRMTDNFARIDEAIAMSAMYMANHTEIAGIASLTESGSTPLWMSRISSDIPIFAFSSHERTLGRVTLYKGVFPIPFSREEMASPSVTQCLITALKKRGVVKPGDALIRTKGDLTGASGGTNSLKVIKVTED, encoded by the coding sequence ATGCTGTTACGAAGAACAAAAATCCTGGCTACGCTGGGACCTGCCACGGACAAGCCCGGTGTACTTGAGGACTTGTTCAAGGCCGGTATAGACGTTGTCAGGTTGAACTTCTCGCACGGTTCGGCGCAGGATCACATTAACCGCGCCAACCGTGTCAAAGAACTGAGTAAACAAACCGGCCGCAGGGTCGGCATCCTGGCCGATTTGCAAGGCCCGAAAATCCGCATCGAACGCTTCAAGGAAAACAAGGTTTGGCTGGAAGAAGGCCAGGCGTTTGCGTTGGACATCAATCTGGGCAAACTGGACGGCGACAATACCCAGGTCGGTATCAGTTACGAGCCGCTGGCGCGCGAAGTCAAACCCGGCACCCGCTTGTTGCTGGACGACGGACGGGTGGTGCTGGATGTGGTCAACGTCGAAAATAACACCCGCGTCAACACCACCGTGGTGGTGGGCGGCGATTTGTCCAACAACAAGGGTATCAACCTGTTGGGCGGGGGCCTGTCGGCGGCGGCTCTGACCGAAAAAGACAAGGAAGACATCAAAACCATCGCCATCATCAACGCGGATTACGTGGCGATTTCATTTCCCCGCACCGGTGCGGACATGAACGAAGCCCGTGCGCTGCTGGAAGCGGAAGGTTGCTATGCGGGTCTGGTCGCCAAGGTTGAACGGGCCGAAGCGATGGAAGTGATCGACGAAATCATCCTGGCGTCCGACGCCATCATGGTGGCGCGCGGCGATCTGGGGGTCGAAATCGGCGACGCCAACCTGCCGGCGGCGCAAAAATTGCTGATCCAGCGTTCGCGCGAGTTGAACAGGGTAGTGATCACGGCGACGCAGATGATGGAATCGATGATAGAAAACCCGATTCCGACCCGGGCCGAAGTGTTCGACGTCGCCAACGCCATCGTGGACGGCACCGATGCGATCATGCTATCGGCGGAAACCGCGTCCGGCAAGCATCCGGTCAAAACCGTGCAAGCCATGGTGCGAATCTGCCTGGAAACCGAAAAACAACCCAGCGTGACTCAATCCATGCACCGGATGACGGATAACTTCGCCCGTATCGACGAAGCGATTGCGATGTCGGCCATGTACATGGCCAACCATACCGAGATTGCCGGTATCGCCTCGCTGACCGAGTCAGGTTCCACGCCGTTATGGATGTCGCGAATCAGTTCCGATATTCCTATCTTTGCGTTCAGCAGTCATGAACGGACCCTGGGGCGGGTTACGCTCTATAAAGGGGTATTTCCTATTCCGTTTTCCCGGGAAGAGATGGCGTCTCCAAGCGTTACCCAATGTCTGATCACGGCGTTGAAAAAGCGCGGAGTGGTCAAGCCGGGTGATGCATTGATTCGAACCAAAGGCGATCTGACCGGCGCCAGTGGCGGAACCAACTCGCTAAAAGTCATCAAAGTCACCGAAGATTGA
- the gap gene encoding type I glyceraldehyde-3-phosphate dehydrogenase has product MAIKVAINGYGRIGRNVMRALYESGRTNEIQVVAINDLGDSKTNAHLTKYDTVHGKFPFEVSVDGDYIVINGDKIRVFAERDPAKLPWGELGIDVVHECTGFFTSKAKASAHIAAGAKKVIISAPGGNDVDATIVYGVNHQTLKASDTVISNASCTTNCLAPLVKPLMDTIGVDHGLMTTIHSYTNDQVLTDVYHSDLHRARSATQSMIPTKTGAAAAVGLVLPEMKGKLDGFAMRVPTINVSVVDLCFQASRNTSKEEIDSILKEAAAGSLKGILAVNEEPLVSMDFNHNPHSSIYELGLTKVTGGNFVKVLSWYDNEWGFSNRMLDTTVALFNAK; this is encoded by the coding sequence ATGGCAATTAAAGTTGCAATTAACGGTTATGGTCGCATCGGACGCAACGTGATGCGTGCATTGTACGAATCTGGTCGCACCAACGAAATTCAAGTCGTCGCGATCAACGACCTGGGTGACTCTAAAACCAACGCGCATCTGACCAAATACGATACCGTGCACGGCAAATTTCCGTTCGAGGTGTCCGTCGACGGCGATTACATCGTGATCAATGGCGATAAAATCCGGGTTTTCGCAGAAAGAGACCCTGCAAAGCTACCATGGGGCGAACTGGGTATCGACGTGGTGCACGAGTGCACCGGTTTCTTTACCAGTAAAGCCAAAGCCTCCGCCCATATCGCGGCCGGTGCCAAAAAAGTCATTATCTCCGCGCCTGGCGGTAACGATGTCGACGCCACCATTGTGTACGGCGTCAACCACCAAACCCTGAAAGCGTCCGATACCGTCATTTCCAACGCGTCCTGCACCACCAACTGCTTGGCACCTTTAGTTAAACCGTTGATGGACACTATCGGTGTTGATCACGGTTTGATGACTACCATTCACTCCTACACCAACGACCAAGTCTTGACCGACGTTTACCACAGCGACTTGCACCGGGCCCGTTCCGCTACTCAGTCGATGATCCCCACCAAAACCGGCGCTGCCGCGGCGGTAGGTTTGGTGTTGCCGGAAATGAAAGGCAAATTGGACGGTTTCGCGATGCGGGTACCCACCATCAACGTCTCCGTAGTGGATTTGTGCTTCCAAGCCTCGCGTAATACCAGCAAAGAAGAAATCGACAGCATTCTGAAAGAAGCGGCCGCCGGTTCCCTGAAAGGTATTTTGGCGGTCAACGAAGAGCCGTTGGTTTCCATGGATTTCAACCACAACCCGCATTCCTCCATCTACGAATTGGGCTTGACCAAAGTGACCGGCGGCAACTTCGTCAAAGTGTTGTCTTGGTACGACAACGAATGGGGTTTCTCAAACCGTATGTTGGATACGACTGTTGCATTGTTCAACGCTAAATAA
- a CDS encoding metal-binding protein, whose amino-acid sequence MRLERSGFPATVSISNNLAMSDSKKQCDLCGLNVEVDGFELKTVEGEKCFCCEGCKGIYLMLHEEQIIQEQAGSENSPDNNS is encoded by the coding sequence ATGCGGCTGGAACGCTCTGGTTTTCCGGCTACTGTAAGTATTTCGAATAATTTGGCGATGAGTGATAGCAAAAAGCAGTGCGACTTGTGCGGGTTGAATGTGGAAGTCGATGGGTTTGAATTAAAAACCGTCGAAGGAGAAAAATGCTTTTGTTGCGAAGGCTGCAAAGGCATTTATCTGATGCTGCACGAGGAACAAATTATTCAAGAACAAGCGGGTAGCGAAAACTCTCCTGACAACAACTCCTGA
- a CDS encoding heavy metal translocating P-type ATPase: MESAQTDFKHFRVMHQLRNRLRIVTPVLKNDPERGYIFEILLKKRPEISGVRSVFGIGSVVIQFDSGRLPVKNLLIMLDAVLGNIAKKQAVARKNKRKTFDGPVQDIDLAVEGMSCASCALLIEMVLNRDERVKNASVNFATQSVSVQGNLSKSDVVEHIEKLGYSAVFVDTLSQRKRLIEKERQRIDVARRRFASAGLMTLPVVGIAMSMRISTWMRWLQFALTTPVVFGAGAQFFGKAYRLFKQHAANMDTLIALGVGAAYGYSLPALFRRQGHIYFEAASAIITFVLLGRFLEERAKGKAGEAIRRLVDLQPQTATLLREGKEIVVDVDDIAVGDLMLVRPGERIPTDGAVVFGLSTVDEAMVTGESMPVVKNVGDTVIGGCVNGNGVLQVEATAVGMDTVLAGIVHMVDQAQAAKLPIQKQVDKISAVFVPAVMGIAGATLTGWLLSGAPFAVAFGNAITVLLIACPCALGLATPAAIMVGTGQAAKKGVYIRNGESLEIASKLNAIVFDKTGTITEGRPKVSAVYNVSAFADYKIVELAASAEYGSEHFLGKAIVEFARQGNVELQTCNYFYSETGRGIRAEVDGYKLLLGNRQWMLGQQVELAVLEEQAECYAGQGKTPVFMAVNGEAAAIFAIADDARSEAAAAIKRLHDRGIQTLMVTGDTEKTAYYIADKVGITDVVANAKPEEKLQIIQQLQMQGKHVGMIGDGINDAPALAAANVGFAIGSGTDVAIESADLTLVHGDISRVTDTIELSAFTIRVIKQNLFWAFGYNTIAIPVAALGKLNPMIASAAMAASSVSVIVNSLRLSK; encoded by the coding sequence ATGGAATCCGCTCAGACCGATTTCAAACATTTTCGCGTTATGCATCAACTGCGCAACCGATTGCGCATTGTCACGCCGGTTTTGAAAAACGATCCGGAGCGCGGATACATCTTCGAGATTTTGCTGAAAAAACGCCCCGAGATTAGCGGCGTGCGTTCGGTGTTCGGCATCGGCTCGGTAGTGATTCAATTCGATTCAGGCCGCTTGCCGGTCAAAAATTTGTTGATCATGTTGGATGCGGTGTTGGGAAACATCGCTAAAAAGCAAGCGGTAGCCAGGAAAAACAAGCGAAAGACTTTCGACGGGCCGGTGCAGGACATCGATTTGGCGGTAGAAGGCATGAGTTGCGCCTCCTGTGCGCTATTGATAGAAATGGTGTTGAACCGGGATGAGCGGGTAAAAAATGCCAGCGTTAATTTCGCGACTCAATCGGTTAGCGTACAAGGTAACCTCAGTAAGTCCGACGTCGTGGAGCACATCGAGAAATTGGGGTACAGCGCCGTTTTCGTGGATACCTTGTCGCAGCGCAAGAGGTTAATCGAAAAGGAGCGGCAGCGAATTGACGTAGCCCGGCGTCGATTTGCATCCGCAGGGCTGATGACGCTGCCGGTGGTCGGTATTGCCATGTCCATGCGGATATCGACCTGGATGCGCTGGCTGCAATTCGCCTTGACCACCCCGGTTGTATTCGGTGCAGGCGCGCAGTTTTTCGGCAAAGCATATCGTCTGTTCAAACAGCACGCCGCGAACATGGATACCTTGATTGCCTTAGGCGTGGGGGCGGCCTACGGATACAGTCTGCCCGCCTTGTTTCGCCGGCAAGGCCATATTTACTTCGAAGCGGCTTCGGCGATTATCACCTTCGTATTGTTGGGTCGATTTTTGGAGGAAAGGGCCAAGGGCAAGGCCGGAGAAGCGATTCGCCGATTGGTGGACTTGCAGCCGCAAACCGCTACGTTGCTGAGGGAAGGCAAGGAAATCGTCGTCGATGTCGATGATATTGCGGTAGGCGATTTGATGTTGGTGCGTCCCGGCGAGCGGATCCCGACCGACGGTGCGGTGGTATTCGGGTTGTCCACGGTGGACGAAGCGATGGTGACCGGCGAAAGCATGCCCGTTGTGAAAAACGTCGGCGATACCGTAATCGGCGGTTGCGTGAACGGTAACGGGGTATTGCAGGTGGAAGCGACTGCGGTGGGGATGGATACCGTGCTGGCCGGCATTGTTCACATGGTGGATCAGGCGCAAGCGGCTAAGCTGCCGATTCAAAAACAAGTCGACAAAATTTCGGCGGTGTTCGTGCCGGCGGTGATGGGGATTGCCGGGGCGACTTTGACCGGTTGGTTGCTTAGCGGTGCGCCGTTTGCGGTAGCATTCGGCAATGCGATCACGGTGTTATTGATTGCCTGCCCGTGTGCTTTGGGTCTGGCGACGCCGGCGGCGATCATGGTCGGCACCGGACAAGCCGCGAAAAAAGGCGTGTATATCCGCAACGGCGAGAGTCTGGAAATTGCAAGCAAGCTGAATGCCATCGTCTTCGATAAGACCGGAACCATTACCGAAGGCAGGCCCAAGGTCAGCGCGGTGTACAACGTTTCGGCGTTTGCGGATTATAAAATCGTCGAATTGGCCGCTTCGGCGGAATACGGATCGGAGCATTTTCTCGGCAAGGCTATCGTCGAATTCGCTCGGCAGGGTAATGTCGAGTTGCAAACCTGCAATTATTTTTACAGCGAAACCGGCCGGGGGATAAGAGCGGAAGTGGATGGCTACAAGCTACTGTTAGGCAATCGGCAATGGATGCTCGGCCAACAGGTCGAGCTTGCCGTACTGGAGGAGCAGGCCGAATGTTATGCCGGTCAGGGCAAAACCCCGGTTTTCATGGCGGTGAACGGTGAAGCGGCGGCCATTTTTGCCATTGCGGACGATGCGCGTAGCGAAGCGGCTGCCGCTATCAAACGTTTGCACGATAGAGGTATACAAACTTTGATGGTGACCGGCGACACCGAAAAAACCGCGTATTACATTGCCGATAAAGTAGGTATTACCGATGTCGTGGCCAATGCCAAGCCGGAAGAAAAACTGCAAATCATTCAGCAACTGCAAATGCAAGGCAAACATGTCGGCATGATAGGCGACGGCATCAACGACGCACCGGCCTTGGCCGCGGCAAACGTCGGTTTTGCGATAGGTAGCGGTACCGACGTGGCCATAGAGTCGGCCGATTTGACTTTGGTGCACGGCGACATTTCCCGGGTGACCGATACCATAGAATTGAGTGCCTTTACGATTCGAGTCATCAAGCAAAACCTGTTTTGGGCTTTTGGCTACAACACCATCGCCATTCCGGTTGCGGCCTTAGGTAAATTGAATCCCATGATCGCTTCCGCCGCGATGGCGGCGAGTTCGGTTTCGGTTATCGTTAATTCTTTGCGGTTGAGTAAGTAA